A genomic stretch from Chitinophaga agri includes:
- a CDS encoding SusC/RagA family TonB-linked outer membrane protein yields MTNLLFRKVRLLCSLLLLMAGIASAQTKPVTGKITDENGNAVPGATVQVKGTSTGTATGADGTFKLNVPATASALVVSFVGYVQQEIAIAGKSEFSISLVPTSTTLTDVVVVGYGTTRKKDLTGSVVSIKSADFNKGIVTAPDQLIQGKVAGLMVIANSGAPGGATTVRIRGNSSVRTGNQPLYVVDGMPLDGRTAKPNVSANGLGQTPDANPLNFINSFDIQSMDVLKDASATAIYGARGANGVVIITTKKGAVGPPRLDVSYSAGMSKLLKKLDVLDASAYRNALKQYNITSGDEGASVDPMESILRTGVTHNVNVGVSGGSEYGVYRASFGMLDQQGIVKKTGLKKYTANLNGQYKFLDDKRLGVDYNIQAAHTTENIAPITSNAGFTGSLIGQALQWNPTRALRKADGSFNILGEGSFVNPEAMSAAYDDGVNINSILASVSPSFKITDDLEYRVNYSINHQVGERETQIASFINLTQIFGRGQAYYGTTTLTSQLMTHTLSYNKQINSALFLSAVLGYEYQKFDYKGRNIAGLGFTTDALKYTDLLQNPSQTNVFVNSFRNPRSMLQSYFGRVNLNFLDKYLLTATLRSDGSSKFGANNRYGYFPSFAAKWNISNEAFLKDNKTINQLALRVGWGITGNQEFPAGAAQDQYILNSNGTARLSNVANPDLKWESSKQLNAGIDYAFFGGRLYGSVDYFHKNTSDLLFNFPTIKPAPSSTYWINLPANVINKGVEVVLRGDVVATKDFNWNLGVNATFLKNKLQNYDGPPVLTGSISGQGVSDAYAQRLTNNLPLNTFYLRRFEGFDNDGQAVYTNGGNSLFYKGDPNPKTMLGIITAVNYKKWALNISMHGAYGFDIYNNTANTVLPLSNLGTRNVAAKLLGTEESLSNPIAVSSRYLEKGNFMKMDNATISYSIGNIGKVIKNASIYVTGQNLFIITKYSGFDPEVNTDKSINGVTSLGIEYSPYPTARNFLAGINFSL; encoded by the coding sequence ATGACCAATCTTCTATTTCGCAAGGTGCGTCTGTTATGCTCGTTATTACTGCTCATGGCAGGTATAGCCAGCGCACAGACCAAACCCGTGACCGGTAAGATCACGGATGAAAACGGTAATGCCGTTCCGGGTGCTACTGTGCAGGTGAAGGGAACGAGTACAGGTACCGCTACAGGAGCAGATGGTACATTTAAGCTTAATGTGCCCGCTACCGCCAGCGCCCTCGTCGTTTCATTTGTCGGCTATGTACAACAGGAAATCGCTATTGCCGGCAAATCTGAATTCTCCATCTCACTGGTACCTACCAGTACTACCCTCACCGATGTGGTGGTAGTTGGTTATGGTACTACCCGTAAAAAAGACCTCACGGGGTCGGTAGTTTCTATCAAGTCCGCCGATTTCAACAAAGGTATCGTTACTGCGCCCGACCAGCTGATCCAGGGTAAGGTAGCCGGTCTCATGGTTATCGCTAACAGTGGTGCGCCAGGGGGGGCTACTACCGTAAGGATCAGGGGTAACTCTTCCGTAAGAACAGGCAATCAGCCGCTTTATGTGGTAGATGGTATGCCACTGGATGGCCGTACTGCCAAGCCTAATGTAAGTGCAAACGGCTTAGGTCAAACGCCTGACGCCAACCCGCTGAACTTCATCAACTCCTTTGATATTCAGTCAATGGACGTACTAAAGGACGCTTCTGCTACGGCGATCTATGGTGCCAGAGGTGCAAACGGTGTGGTTATTATCACCACTAAAAAAGGTGCAGTAGGCCCTCCCCGCCTTGATGTGAGTTATTCAGCCGGTATGAGTAAACTGCTGAAGAAGCTGGATGTGCTGGACGCTTCCGCTTACAGAAACGCCTTAAAACAATATAACATCACCAGCGGTGATGAAGGCGCCAGTGTTGATCCTATGGAAAGCATTCTGCGTACTGGCGTTACACACAACGTTAACGTAGGTGTAAGCGGCGGTAGTGAATATGGCGTGTACAGGGCATCATTCGGTATGCTGGACCAGCAGGGTATCGTAAAAAAGACCGGCTTAAAGAAATATACCGCCAACCTGAATGGACAGTACAAGTTCCTGGACGATAAAAGGTTAGGCGTTGATTATAATATCCAGGCGGCACATACAACTGAGAATATCGCTCCCATCACCAGCAACGCCGGTTTTACAGGCAGCCTGATCGGTCAGGCCCTTCAGTGGAACCCGACCCGTGCCTTACGTAAAGCGGATGGCTCTTTCAATATTCTGGGTGAAGGCTCTTTTGTCAATCCGGAAGCCATGTCAGCGGCTTACGATGATGGTGTGAATATCAACAGTATCCTTGCCAGCGTTTCTCCTTCATTTAAGATCACGGATGATCTCGAATATCGCGTTAACTACAGTATCAATCACCAGGTAGGCGAAAGGGAGACACAGATTGCCTCATTCATTAACCTGACCCAGATATTTGGCAGAGGACAGGCGTACTATGGTACGACTACACTGACCTCCCAGTTAATGACACATACCCTGAGCTATAACAAGCAGATCAATTCAGCATTGTTTCTCTCAGCTGTACTCGGTTATGAATACCAGAAATTCGATTATAAGGGCAGAAATATAGCAGGTCTTGGCTTCACCACTGATGCACTGAAGTACACCGACCTGCTGCAGAACCCTTCTCAGACGAACGTTTTCGTTAACTCCTTCCGCAACCCAAGGTCCATGCTTCAGTCCTATTTCGGTAGGGTGAACCTGAACTTCCTGGACAAATATCTCCTGACAGCTACCCTGAGATCTGATGGTTCCAGCAAATTCGGTGCGAACAACAGATATGGTTATTTCCCATCTTTTGCCGCAAAATGGAATATCAGCAATGAGGCATTCCTGAAGGATAACAAGACCATCAACCAGCTGGCATTACGTGTAGGCTGGGGTATCACTGGTAACCAGGAGTTCCCTGCTGGTGCAGCACAGGACCAGTACATCCTTAACTCAAACGGTACTGCCCGTCTGAGCAATGTGGCTAATCCTGACCTGAAATGGGAAAGCTCCAAACAGCTGAATGCCGGTATCGACTATGCATTCTTTGGCGGCAGGTTATACGGTAGTGTTGATTACTTCCATAAAAACACTTCTGACCTGTTGTTCAACTTCCCGACTATCAAACCTGCTCCTTCCTCTACTTACTGGATCAATCTTCCGGCTAACGTGATCAACAAGGGTGTGGAAGTCGTACTGCGTGGTGATGTGGTGGCTACCAAGGATTTCAACTGGAACCTGGGTGTGAATGCCACCTTCCTGAAGAATAAACTGCAGAACTATGATGGTCCTCCGGTACTGACAGGTTCAATCAGTGGTCAGGGTGTATCTGATGCTTACGCACAGCGTCTGACCAATAACCTGCCACTCAACACCTTCTATCTGAGAAGATTCGAAGGCTTTGATAACGATGGTCAGGCTGTATATACAAATGGTGGTAACAGCCTGTTCTACAAAGGAGATCCCAATCCTAAGACTATGCTGGGTATCATCACTGCCGTAAATTATAAGAAATGGGCATTGAACATCAGCATGCACGGTGCTTACGGATTTGATATTTACAATAACACAGCTAACACCGTACTGCCGCTCAGTAACCTGGGCACCAGGAATGTGGCAGCTAAGCTGTTAGGTACAGAAGAAAGTCTTTCCAACCCAATCGCCGTATCCAGCCGCTATCTGGAGAAAGGCAACTTCATGAAAATGGATAATGCCACTATCAGTTATAGTATCGGGAATATAGGTAAGGTGATCAAGAACGCCTCTATTTATGTGACCGGACAAAACCTGTTCATCATTACAAAATACTCAGGTTTCGATCCGGAAGTGAATACAGACAAGAGCATCAATGGCGTAACCTCTCTTGGTATTGAGTACTCACCTTATCCGACAGCCAGGAACTTTCTGGCCGGTATCAATTTCTCGTTATAA
- a CDS encoding DUF6377 domain-containing protein — protein MKLKLICLLLLFACKVSFAGSSRDSLLDRLNQTIENAHVYDEEKVRQIGALRQALVSGRHLPTEQQFAICQQLYEQFKVFKYDSAFAYARKLHELARIMNDSQRVNYAVVKLGFVLLSSGMFREAGDYLLTVNVRSLPDTARAEYYSLMGRYYYDMSDYSSDTYFAPTYTRQGNIYIDSALMLYKPHSFNYDYSYGLMYQKRQMLDSAKHYYTLTVAHQDLTMHQQAIATSSLGNIYIRIGKQDSAIVMMTRAAMADVMSSTKETTAMFILAELLFKERDVKHASRYIEYAVADASFYGARLRKVQVSAILPIIEVEKINTVEAQKKLLFVYSAIATLLLLALIWLSVIIFRQYKKLQAAQQVITSAHALQQEINYKLLEANKIKEEYIGYCFQINSSYLDKIKKFKKLADQKLTDNKYAEVRYLVNNIDLKEERDELFRNFDRIFLKIFPNFVTVFNSFFKEEDRIRLKDNELLNTDLRIFALIRIGISDNVKIAQILEYSVNTIYTYKTKIKNKAIIPKEEFEERLMDIKAL, from the coding sequence ATGAAATTGAAGCTAATTTGTTTGTTATTGCTGTTTGCATGTAAAGTATCATTTGCCGGGTCCTCCCGGGATAGTTTATTAGACAGACTGAATCAGACAATAGAAAATGCCCACGTTTATGATGAGGAAAAGGTCAGACAGATCGGTGCCCTGAGACAGGCATTGGTTTCCGGAAGGCATTTGCCTACTGAGCAGCAATTTGCCATCTGCCAGCAGCTATACGAACAGTTTAAGGTTTTTAAATATGACTCTGCGTTTGCCTATGCCCGCAAACTGCATGAACTGGCCAGGATCATGAACGACTCCCAGCGGGTAAATTATGCTGTTGTCAAGCTGGGATTCGTGCTGCTTTCTTCCGGTATGTTCCGCGAAGCAGGTGATTATCTGCTGACTGTCAATGTCCGTTCTCTGCCAGATACCGCCCGCGCGGAATATTACTCGCTGATGGGACGTTATTATTATGACATGTCCGATTATAGCAGTGATACTTACTTTGCCCCTACCTATACCCGTCAGGGAAACATTTATATTGACTCTGCATTGATGCTATATAAACCCCATTCCTTTAATTATGATTATAGTTATGGATTAATGTATCAGAAAAGGCAGATGTTGGATAGTGCGAAACATTATTACACCCTGACAGTAGCACATCAGGACCTAACCATGCACCAGCAGGCCATCGCTACTTCTTCTCTGGGCAATATATATATACGTATAGGCAAGCAGGACAGTGCGATCGTTATGATGACCAGGGCCGCCATGGCTGATGTCATGTCCAGTACCAAGGAAACAACGGCCATGTTCATACTGGCCGAGCTGTTATTTAAAGAACGGGATGTCAAACATGCATCCAGATATATTGAGTATGCGGTAGCAGATGCCTCTTTTTATGGGGCAAGGCTCCGGAAAGTACAGGTTAGTGCTATTCTACCCATCATTGAGGTGGAAAAGATCAATACTGTAGAGGCCCAGAAGAAGCTGCTGTTCGTTTATTCTGCCATCGCCACTTTGCTGCTGCTGGCACTGATATGGCTGTCGGTCATCATTTTCAGACAGTATAAGAAACTGCAGGCTGCACAGCAGGTCATTACCTCCGCCCATGCATTACAGCAGGAGATCAATTACAAACTATTGGAGGCAAATAAGATTAAGGAGGAATACATCGGCTACTGCTTCCAGATCAATTCCTCCTACCTGGACAAGATCAAAAAGTTTAAGAAGCTGGCTGATCAGAAGTTAACAGATAATAAATATGCAGAGGTCAGGTACCTTGTCAACAATATTGACCTGAAGGAAGAGCGGGATGAACTGTTCAGAAACTTTGATCGCATCTTCCTGAAAATATTTCCCAACTTTGTAACGGTCTTCAATTCCTTTTTTAAAGAGGAAGACCGGATCCGGTTAAAAGATAACGAACTATTGAATACAGACCTCCGGATCTTTGCGCTGATCAGGATCGGCATTAGTGACAATGTCAAAATTGCCCAGATCCTGGAATATTCTGTAAATACTATCTACACTTATAAAACAAAGATTAAGAACAAGGCGATTATTCCAAAAGAAGAATTTGAAGAAAGATTAATGGACATCAAAGCTCTCTGA
- a CDS encoding helix-turn-helix transcriptional regulator, which translates to MPVNKNALIRYRTIDACLRNRRRKWTLHDLIDAVGDALYEYEGIHKGISRRAIQMDLQAMRSDKLGYSAPIIVVDKKYYTYEDPEYSITNIPLSEVDLSRMNEAVEVLKQFKGFSHFNSLNEVVQKLEDHVYAASHNTRSVIEFEKNERLKGLEHLDLLYQSVVQKKVVRIAYQSFKAKSGNSFEYHVWWLKEFKNRWFAVGIKGKGKVITHLALDRIVELELLDGPLYIENDDVDPGEYYTHVIGVTVSENMRAQNVRLLISHDHAPYILTKPMHHSQELLETREDGIIINLKVQLNFELEREILGYGDGMVVLAPPLLRDKIHKKMQQGVTNYNSPGTIPQI; encoded by the coding sequence ATGCCCGTTAATAAGAATGCCCTTATCCGTTATAGAACAATTGATGCCTGCCTCCGTAACCGCAGGCGTAAGTGGACGTTGCATGACCTGATCGATGCAGTTGGTGACGCATTGTATGAATATGAAGGCATTCACAAAGGGATCAGCCGGAGGGCAATACAGATGGATCTACAGGCTATGCGCAGCGATAAACTGGGGTACAGTGCCCCTATCATTGTTGTGGATAAAAAATATTATACCTACGAAGATCCAGAATATAGCATCACTAATATTCCCCTGAGTGAAGTAGATCTCAGTCGTATGAATGAAGCGGTGGAAGTACTGAAACAGTTCAAGGGCTTTTCCCACTTCAACAGCCTGAACGAAGTGGTGCAGAAACTGGAAGACCATGTATATGCTGCCTCCCATAACACCCGTTCCGTCATAGAATTTGAAAAGAATGAACGGCTTAAAGGACTGGAACATCTGGATCTTCTCTACCAGTCTGTCGTACAAAAGAAGGTGGTTAGAATTGCTTATCAGTCTTTTAAAGCAAAAAGTGGTAACTCATTTGAGTACCATGTATGGTGGCTGAAGGAATTCAAGAACCGCTGGTTTGCGGTGGGCATAAAAGGAAAAGGAAAGGTTATTACACACCTGGCACTGGACAGAATAGTAGAATTAGAACTTTTGGACGGCCCTTTGTATATTGAGAATGATGATGTAGATCCGGGTGAATACTATACGCATGTCATTGGTGTAACAGTGTCTGAAAATATGCGCGCGCAAAATGTCAGGTTATTGATCAGTCACGACCACGCACCATATATTCTTACAAAGCCGATGCATCATTCTCAGGAGTTGCTTGAAACGCGGGAAGATGGTATTATTATTAATCTAAAGGTCCAACTGAATTTTGAACTCGAAAGGGAGATCCTGGGTTATGGAGATGGTATGGTCGTACTTGCGCCTCCTCTTCTAAGAGACAAGATTCATAAAAAAATGCAGCAGGGAGTAACGAATTATAACTCCCCAGGTACTATTCCACAAATTTGA
- a CDS encoding slipin family protein, with protein sequence MISRIKVAAYNKGLVFKENRYVRLLEEGSHWKKSAEHIVMYDIFKRFESTIDLNILLQNKDLADALDVVTVKPQEIGLVYEEEQLKSVLTTGKYAYWKGAKERKYEFYDMYKAFQPAMDLNVLLQNRDLAVMLDVITVKQQETGLVYENNRLHAVLGTGKYAYWKGVVERTYSICDMAKPFQPTIDLNILLEHQELAEKLEIITVEQQELALMFENGLMKSVLPAGQHAYWKGLVKRRVVIADLSKFEITEPIDRAVLVKPEVQAYVRVFNVESYEKGLLYVDGKFEKELAPGLHYYWKNPTAITLYKTDMRQSQLEVNGQEILTKDKANIRINFTVRYGIADIYKLVENKDYEKQVYVLLQLALREQIAAYTLDELLDKRDDISPLVMNSVKDKALQVGLTLLDCGIRDIILPGDVKEIMNQVLIAEKKAQANSIMRREETASTRSLLNTARLMEENEMLFKLKEMEYVEKIADKISSISVSGGDIVGQLKQIFVPAKKG encoded by the coding sequence ATGATATCACGTATAAAAGTAGCAGCATATAATAAAGGATTGGTATTCAAAGAGAACCGATACGTAAGACTGCTGGAAGAAGGATCCCATTGGAAGAAATCAGCAGAGCATATTGTGATGTACGATATATTCAAACGTTTCGAATCAACTATTGATCTCAATATATTATTACAAAATAAAGATCTGGCGGATGCGCTGGATGTAGTGACCGTAAAGCCGCAGGAAATCGGTCTGGTGTATGAGGAAGAACAGCTGAAATCAGTACTGACTACCGGTAAATACGCCTACTGGAAGGGTGCCAAAGAGCGTAAATACGAGTTCTATGATATGTATAAAGCATTTCAGCCTGCGATGGACCTGAATGTGCTACTGCAAAACAGGGATCTGGCTGTAATGCTGGATGTCATTACCGTAAAACAACAGGAGACAGGCCTGGTATACGAGAATAACAGGCTGCATGCAGTACTGGGAACCGGTAAATATGCATACTGGAAAGGAGTGGTTGAGCGTACTTATTCCATCTGCGACATGGCGAAGCCATTCCAGCCAACCATTGACCTGAATATCCTGCTGGAACACCAGGAGCTGGCTGAGAAGCTGGAGATCATCACTGTAGAGCAGCAGGAGCTGGCATTGATGTTTGAGAACGGGCTGATGAAGTCTGTACTGCCTGCAGGTCAGCATGCATACTGGAAAGGACTGGTAAAACGTAGAGTAGTAATAGCGGATCTGTCTAAGTTCGAGATCACGGAACCAATAGATCGCGCTGTGCTGGTAAAACCAGAAGTGCAGGCATACGTGAGAGTGTTCAATGTAGAGTCGTATGAAAAAGGGCTATTGTACGTAGATGGCAAGTTCGAGAAGGAACTGGCACCAGGTCTGCACTACTACTGGAAAAACCCGACTGCTATTACCCTCTACAAGACAGATATGCGTCAGTCGCAGCTGGAAGTGAACGGCCAGGAGATCCTGACAAAGGATAAAGCCAACATCCGTATCAATTTCACCGTAAGGTATGGTATTGCGGATATCTATAAACTGGTAGAGAATAAAGACTATGAAAAGCAGGTCTATGTATTACTGCAACTGGCCCTGAGGGAGCAGATAGCCGCCTATACACTGGACGAGCTGCTGGATAAGCGTGACGATATATCACCACTGGTGATGAATTCCGTGAAAGATAAGGCGTTACAGGTGGGTTTAACCTTGCTGGACTGTGGTATCCGCGATATCATACTACCAGGCGATGTGAAAGAGATCATGAACCAGGTGCTGATCGCAGAAAAGAAAGCGCAGGCCAACAGTATCATGAGAAGGGAGGAAACGGCAAGTACACGCAGTTTGCTGAATACCGCACGGCTGATGGAAGAAAATGAGATGTTGTTCAAGCTGAAAGAAATGGAATATGTGGAAAAGATAGCGGATAAGATCAGTAGCATATCCGTCAGTGGAGGAGATATAGTGGGACAACTGAAACAGATATTTGTACCAGCTAAGAAGGGATGA
- a CDS encoding DUF5690 family protein, whose protein sequence is MRQPVTTHLSPRQLSIAIFSALTAFAAYTCIFAFRKAFNVAAYNGYSVWGIDYKIVLVITQVAGYMTSKFYGIRFISEMKRAGRGRLILLLVGISWLAWLLFALIPPPYNVWTLFLNGFPLGMLWGVVFSYVEGRKTTDLISAALAVSFIFASGLAKSLAQWVMDALSVSEYWMPFTVGAIFMLPLLLFIFLLEKIPPPDAADEASRMHRLPMPAPERKQLLARFLPGLVTLIIIYVLVTILREIRDSFMADMWRASGAKYNATTFTQTETIISLVILVMIASMIFLQNNYRAFLLTQIIMLLGFVISLSATLIYLEHHLSLYLWMILVGLGLYMVYIPFNSILFDRFIATFRFSGNVGFLIYLADSFGYLGSVGVLLTKSLFRIQTNWLQFYTTLVLIAGCIGIIGTIISIVYFSNKHKQ, encoded by the coding sequence TTGCGTCAACCAGTCACCACCCATCTGTCACCCCGGCAACTCAGCATTGCTATCTTTTCCGCCCTGACGGCATTTGCCGCCTACACCTGCATCTTTGCTTTCAGAAAAGCTTTTAATGTCGCCGCTTATAATGGTTACTCCGTTTGGGGTATTGACTATAAGATCGTACTGGTCATCACACAGGTGGCCGGCTACATGACCAGTAAATTCTATGGTATTCGGTTCATTTCAGAGATGAAACGGGCGGGCAGGGGGAGGCTGATACTATTATTAGTAGGTATTTCCTGGCTGGCGTGGCTGTTATTTGCGTTAATACCTCCACCATATAACGTCTGGACGCTCTTTCTGAATGGATTCCCATTGGGTATGTTATGGGGAGTCGTGTTCTCTTATGTAGAGGGAAGAAAAACAACTGATCTGATCAGTGCAGCGCTGGCTGTAAGCTTCATCTTTGCCTCGGGACTGGCAAAGTCCCTGGCGCAGTGGGTCATGGATGCGCTCTCCGTGAGTGAATACTGGATGCCGTTCACTGTTGGTGCCATCTTTATGTTACCATTGCTATTATTCATATTTCTGCTGGAAAAGATACCGCCACCAGATGCCGCGGATGAGGCCTCACGTATGCATCGCCTGCCCATGCCGGCACCCGAACGTAAGCAATTACTGGCCAGGTTCTTACCAGGATTAGTTACACTGATCATTATCTATGTACTGGTAACGATCCTGAGGGAAATCAGGGATAGCTTTATGGCTGACATGTGGAGGGCATCGGGGGCAAAGTATAATGCGACAACATTCACACAAACAGAAACGATCATTTCCCTGGTGATCCTTGTCATGATTGCATCTATGATCTTTCTGCAAAATAATTACCGGGCATTCCTGCTCACGCAGATCATTATGCTGCTGGGATTTGTCATCTCACTCTCGGCCACACTGATCTACCTTGAGCATCACCTGTCTCTTTATCTGTGGATGATATTAGTCGGGTTAGGACTATATATGGTATATATCCCGTTCAATAGTATTCTCTTTGACCGGTTCATTGCCACATTCAGGTTTTCCGGAAATGTGGGCTTTCTGATCTACCTGGCTGACTCTTTTGGCTATTTGGGCAGCGTGGGTGTGCTATTGACAAAGTCCCTGTTCCGTATTCAGACTAACTGGCTGCAATTCTACACAACGCTGGTACTAATAGCAGGATGTATAGGTATTATTGGGACGATTATCAGTATAGTCTACTTCTCGAATAAACACAAACAGTAA